From one Burkholderia pyrrocinia genomic stretch:
- a CDS encoding D-alanine--D-alanine ligase family protein — MTNVDEKFLLAKQVLGQIKLGILAGGYSSESHGSIANAHALLPYFQRVCQSAAVIEYDGKPSLATRLAKCDFVLNICYGVGGEDGQIQGLMSSLEIPYSGSPVLASAIGMDKNVFKAMVRSWGFATPNGRLVSSLDPDLTKNQDLESGPFVVKPLSEGDSEGVVFVDSLDNLAMVINDIPKASHNNWMVEEYIQGDHGTVSMFRDEDGLHISDAIVFDLPDGHRLYDQALKYRIDNPISIHLLEPTVAERLERETSMMYMALQCEGVARFDYVIRSGTPHYLEINTIPGLYPGSNSSRCFSRTMSFEQFLYISTAANIRRCKSSSTRRLYAKGGDV, encoded by the coding sequence ATGACGAACGTCGATGAAAAATTCTTGTTGGCCAAGCAAGTGCTCGGCCAGATCAAGTTGGGCATTTTGGCCGGTGGCTACTCCAGTGAAAGTCACGGCTCTATCGCGAACGCGCATGCTCTGCTCCCATACTTTCAGCGAGTTTGTCAATCGGCGGCCGTCATCGAGTATGACGGGAAACCGAGCCTCGCTACGCGCCTTGCCAAGTGCGATTTTGTGCTGAACATATGCTATGGCGTGGGAGGGGAAGACGGACAGATCCAAGGCTTGATGTCCTCGCTGGAAATCCCCTATTCAGGCTCTCCGGTACTGGCATCGGCGATCGGGATGGATAAGAACGTCTTCAAGGCCATGGTCCGAAGCTGGGGCTTCGCCACGCCCAATGGACGCCTTGTATCGTCGCTCGATCCAGATCTAACAAAGAATCAGGATCTCGAATCCGGTCCGTTTGTCGTCAAGCCGTTAAGTGAGGGAGACAGCGAAGGAGTCGTCTTCGTCGATTCTCTTGATAATCTGGCCATGGTCATCAACGATATTCCCAAGGCCTCGCACAACAATTGGATGGTTGAGGAATACATCCAGGGCGACCACGGAACCGTCTCAATGTTCCGGGACGAAGATGGCTTGCATATCAGTGACGCCATCGTTTTCGATCTCCCCGATGGACACCGGCTATACGATCAAGCACTGAAGTACCGGATTGACAATCCGATCTCCATTCATCTTCTCGAGCCCACAGTCGCGGAACGGCTGGAGCGCGAGACCAGCATGATGTATATGGCGCTTCAGTGCGAAGGCGTCGCAAGATTTGACTACGTAATTCGGTCTGGGACGCCACACTATCTCGAAATCAATACGATTCCGGGACTTTATCCCGGTAGCAACTCGTCGCGGTGCTTTAGCCGCACGATGTCGTTCGAACAATTCCTATACATCTCGACAGCGGCGAACATCAGGAGATGCAAGAGTTCATCCACCCGCCGCCTCTACGCAAAGGGGGGCGACGTATGA